A window of Oncorhynchus masou masou isolate Uvic2021 chromosome 19, UVic_Omas_1.1, whole genome shotgun sequence genomic DNA:
GTTGAACTGGGCACAGCAATACAAGAAACTGAGACTCACTGTCAACACTTCCAAGACATAATCAACTTATTATTTTTAATTGTGCAAAAGTGGATTGAGATGTACTAAATAACACTACTTTAAGAACCAACTATGACCATTACTGTAAAGCAATGCCTACAAGCCATCTAAAACATTCAATCCTTGTCTGTACAAAATATGAAATGTTGCCTCAAATAATTCAAAATATGGATGTTTTTTTGCAAAATGATAGAATAGATACCTCAAGGAGAAGAAGTGTTTCAGCGATGAACCTTGTTGTATTAAGAGTGGCTTGTCTCAAATCAGCCACAACTGAAACCAAGCTCTCCTTCTCCTGTTTCTTACTAAAAAACAAAGTGGCATCAGTGAGGCTCAACATGACTTCCAGTTGAACAATCTTAAATAGACAtccgtaaaaataaaaaataaacacttgTAGGTACACACTTGTACAAACAGAGAAAGTAGTGTATGAAGTCAACCACTTCAGATTTGCTTAGATCTGAAAGACTGCCATGAGAATCCACAGGGAACAGAACCAGAGGACATCCATGCTGATCAAAGGCACCTGTTGACAGAAATACAATAATTTCATGCGCACATTGTTACAGTTCatgatttgttattgttttgttacATTTTGCACATTGTATCATACAAATAATGAATCGAGTGTTTATTATAGCCTACCAGGGAAAACTACTGCTCCCGAGTTCAACACATGATCTGGAGGCAGCGGAAGGGAGGGGGAGGCCCCTTGGAATTCTGAAAGTATTTGTGCGAAACGAATATTTACATTAGAAACATGCCTGGGTACAATTTCATCGGTGTGTTCGCACTAACCTTAGAAACCAGAGCGTCCGGTGCCTTCCAATCCCCCTCCCCACTTAACTGCAGCCAATAAGTAGCAAAACTACCCTCACTACAATACATCGGAACAGAGCTTATTTGCAAGCACATTTTACACACACTTCATTTACCACAAACACAAAGTGCTACCATAACACGTGATATTAGATTGCAACATCATAATAACTTCGTAAATATGTAACAAATTCTCACGCTGCAGCGTGCACTTGACTCGATTGTTACCTGTTGCTTGGCGGTGGCTCATTGTGGAGTTCTCAGCCCTTTCCAAATGTTGAAGCTTTCGTTGTTATTTTTCCTGCCGGAATGCAAAAAAATTATTTTGAATCGATCCTCTCATATTTCCTAACTAAACAATCTAAAAGATAGCATTATATCTGAGTGTCGGTTGGACAAGAGACGTGGGATCTAGTCCACTTGTTTCCGCCATATTGAGTTCATTCCGAACAGGGCATCATGCGGTTGAGCAATTCCATTGAATGGAAGCTGCAAGCCCTCATTTATAACTTCAAATATCGGAGGGCGGGGAAAGATAACGAGAACGTGACTTGCATGGAGAGACGCCTCGTTGTTAACATTCTGTGAATTGATGGCAATCAATGCAATGCtgtatttatattttattattttgagATTCATGATCATGCAATGCTAATAAAATAAACCATCGAACAATAAATGGCACGCACAGATTAATTCAAAGAGATGTAACACAGTTCAACCTAATGAGAACGTAAATCATTCCTGGCATTACAGATTATGAAAGGCACTTTTACCTACCAAAGTTTTGTTGTTGAAATCAACATGTGACCTGCCTATATGACAGATACTTGTGATGCCTGGCATAATCACATGATCAGATATCAAACAGACAAAAGTACTGCAATTATTACACAAAGAAATAGCATGTGGATAATCAGATTTATTACAGTTGACCAATTGTGATGAGCCAAAGAGAGCATGCTTTTCTGGGCTTCTATTCGTTCACTTGTCATTCAACCTGTACATTTCTTTGATGGTAGGATAAAGTCAGCTTGATCAGGCTTCAATTCTTTAAACTGCTGATTGATGAAATGTTGAAATGCTGCCCTTGTTTCTTCCAGGTCATCCATATATACTTGCTTATCGGCTACAGCTGTACGGAGGTCCCTGATGGTCTTGTCCAGCAGAGTCTCCAGTGCTTGTGATGACTCCTTCAAGGTAGTTAGTTCTGCCTTGTACCGCCCCTCCGCCTTGTCTATCTTGCGTTGGGCAATATCCATCTCCTCCCTTCGGGTTCTCTCGATGTTGCCAGCGATGCTGGATATCATCACTGCCCTCACTTCCACCAGTACCTCATCTTTTTTCTTGCTGGCCACAGTCTTCGCATCCTCCGGTTGCAGCATGAAGTCCCTGTTGTAAACATATCACATAATGAGTTTGTGAACCACAATAGGAAAATCATTAGCAGGTCACAGATCCATTTGAGATTTTGCCTACTCCTCCGTTGTCATCATTGTCAAGTCAAGCATGTTTGCCACGACAATTCCAAGATGGCAAAAACAGACAGGCAACCAAGCTAGAAAACTATGACTATAAAAAGCACACAAATCTCACTCATTACACCAATTTACACCCATGAGCTGCTTTTGAAATACTGTAGCTATCACTCTGATCACATATGTCTACCAACATCTCCAAGATAGTGGCAGCGTGTGCAGTAGTTTGTTCCTCTTCTCTTTGGGTTCTCACAACACTCTTAGCATGGCGCTGGGCTATCTTCTCTATGGCCCTTCGGATCTCCTGAGTGGCCCTCTCTTCGTTTCGTTTGCGCAGTTTCTCAATGTCGGACCTGACCTTGCGCTTTGTTTTGATATCATACTCAACCAAGGTATCCTGAGGATGTCATGAGGCAATTCAATTGATTACATAGGCTTACACATAGCCAACCCTACACTCTATTAAAAGCTCTGAGCATCATGGCAATTGTGGGTCTACAGCTTTTTATAAAACAATTTATATAGTAGGCTACTCTATCAATTTGTACATGTCTATAGACATGTACAAATGACAATTGTTTTCCTTTGATAAGTGTTCTCATACCTGCAAGTAAGAGTTAGCATTTTCCACTTTCCTCCTCAAgagctctctctcctttctggcCCACTGAAGTGTCTGTAACACTATTTTCTCAATTTCCATGTCAGCCTGAAAGCAAGACATATCATTAACAAAACCTCTTGCAATGTATTGCAGTCCAGACCTAACGCAATGTTCAACAACAAAAAGCAGCACATTTTTGTACCTTGCCCCACGCCTTCTCAGTAGCAGCTCTAAtacactcctccttctctttttGAAACTCTGTCATGTAATACTGGTGTATGTTTTCTCCTATATCTGCAATTCAATGTGACACAGTCACTTAAACATCTGTTACAGGCTGCTACCATTGATACATGGAGTGGATGTAGTAAAGGAGGAGTGGGCATACCAATGATGTTTGAGTGAGTACTCAACTGCTTCAGCTCTTTCATTGGGTCTCCATACAAAGCTGTGAGAGCACAGCTTGTGGGCTCTCGCTTTCTTGCAGTGCATCTATGACCTCCTTTAGATAGAGTGGCAGGATGCTGTGAAGCTTTGAGGGTTCCCACGTTGGGTTTCCATTGCTCTTTGAGTGTGTCCATTTGAGCTTTTACAGTGGACCTCACAAAGCATGCAATTATTGTAGCTTTGACTCACCCCATGGGGCGGGATATCTTGCTTTAATCAAATCTAGTTACATAGATTTGTTGGAAGTACTAAAAAGGTTTCCTTGCTGAAGAAAACAACTAAGAATTTATGACTCCAAATGCATGTGCcagaaaaaataataatcaatTGTGATGCTATTTGGAACGCACGTGGCTCATTGAGAGACATTCCAATTACTGGGGCTGTTTTCGCACTGGTCAGCTCCTAAGCCCAATAATGGTGCCTAAAGTAACTCCATCGAACATAAATCGATTCTCAATTGCGGTACTCTACTTTCATATCAAAATAATTCCACAAATGCAAAATACACACTTGCGGCATACTGTTTTAATTTAACCTGTTAAAACAACAGTTGCAGCCGACtgtatttttcagtgacaacacgtttGTGGCGTCCATCTGCCGTTTACAGTGTTAagagacgcacaaatatcatttGCAAAGGTATTCCACTCTTGTTTTCAGTTTAAAAAAGCCCTGAACATGGAAATATGGTCGTGTGGGAACCCTAAACCTACAAAGGTGTGTAGTCATTTAAACTTTTGTTTATACATGTTTTTTTATGCTGCTAATATAAAATATACATTCCTTGTTTCCATTACCGCACACCAAGAGATGAGTGTTAACGTTTAAAGCGAAGTGTCTGCGGAGGCTCTTAACAAAATTCCCCCCTTCAGAAGATACTGTAATGAAatagcagggagcaggtctcgaaccctcgactttctagcccgaagtccagtGCGCTATCCACCGTGCCTCAAAAGCATGCTCATGCGGCAGAGTCGATATCCGCGcgtataaacccagggtcgttacaatactATCGTCAGTTTTCAGTGGCGCGTCTATGACTTGGGTATTCAGCTCTTTGCTTGATGCTAATTGCTCAATATGCTTTTATGAGTTTTAAATTCTTACCCTTACTCTATGGTAAATTGTTATTTCAATAGTTTCATAAATGAATCCAAGAGCTATTGCCTAATTGTAACAATATTTAATAACCATCGTCATTACATAGATCCAGTGCTTTCAAGCAAAGCCATTTTTACCACAATAATGTTCAGGATATATTGCACATCTGATTTGATCAGTCCCATTTAGACGTTTTCCTCCCCTTCACTGTCAATAACTTCATACAGCTGCGGGTCGTTCTCTTTGGTGGCATGAAGGTATCCCAGGTAGCACACACACAAGGAAATTGTCACAAGTCCAAATGCCATCACTGGCTTGTTCTGTAAAGAAACACAATTTGCATCGACAATATAACAGACGATACCGATGAACAAGCAGACTCATTGTCCGTAATATAATTGTGACCAGTGAGTTAGGCCTTACGGGTCTAACGGTGAGCTCAGGGTTGACAGATCGGAAAAGCGTGGTGGTCTTCGCTCCTCTAAGGCCAGGCATCCTGAAGTCCCCTTCTTTCGGAGCCTCCAACCGCTTCCAGATGCCATTGTGCAATTAGTTGAGGAGATGGATAAGGTTTACATTTACTGTATAAAGAAGTGCAACGCGTTTGGGGAAACGCTATTAATGATGGAAAACATTTGGAACGACCAATAGCGCATCCACAACAACGCGTCCACTTGTTTTGGAAGTCATGGCTAACAGTCAACAAACTCCAAGAAAAAACACATTGTTTGCATGTTATAATAGTAGCGTCCTTATAATAGTAGAGCGCCACCTTGTGGATGGAGTAGGCTACACTATGgtttctgtatttttttaaattgaacctttatttaattaacaaggcaagtcagaaGCATTTCAGTCACTGTTAGTCAGACCCTTGGTTTGGCATTTTGCTTACAGTATACAAGACACCCATCATAAAATATTGTATATGAACGTGGTTTCCCCGAATTCAGAAAAAAAAGTGTAATAGCTTGCTAGCCTTGAACATGGGGAAAGGTGAGCCTATCCATTACTACCACTCAAGTCATAGGACACCTGAAATACCTATAAAAAATGCATGGCACAAGTTGTAATTCATGACCAATATAGCTACAAAGAAGTCAACATTTGCAAGGGACATTCAAATAACCATTGAACTTAGATACAATTCTATATATTTTTATTCGTTCAGCAACGCAACATGAACTCATGGACTTACATATCCTACCACGGGTGACAGGTTCAGTGTTTAATGTGACCATGGTGACGCTGTCTGTCCCAGAACAAACTGTAGGGTTGACGACAGATGAATCAATGCACATAGCGACTCATGAATGGTAGCTACAGGCTTTAAAGCATATTGGAAATAGACATACTATAGTGTTAAATACAAGATGCTTtcccttttaaaaaaaaaaaacctttcaGAAACAGTCTTTCATCTTAAACCTACCCAACAATCTAATAAAAACAATTATAGGACATAGGCTAATATAAAAATACACATAGCCTACAGGGTATATTTAACTATACTTATGGTATTTGCATAGTGCTGCTCGCCTGCAATAGACTATCCAAACAAGCCCTCTGGGTACAAAATAGGTGTGGCCTCTCAGACAGGTGTGTTCGACGTGCAAATCGACTGCAGTAGCCAGCATCGGAAAATTAGCCCCCAAACACATAACACAAGCAGAAAAAACTGGAATAGCCTGTTTATAATCGGTGAGTTAATTATTGTATTTTCTTTCAATATTGTATTTGTCTGAACATAATAGCGTTCTTAAAATAGGTTTAGCCTATTCTATTGGAAAATGCGCACCATCAAAGTTTTGATAGCCTAGGCTACTTGAAATAAATGAGTTAATCAATTGCGTTTATTCACTGGAGAGCAATTGTAAAAATAGAAGCTTTCTGTTTTTGTAAAATACGACTTAACCTATACATGATATGATGCTACTGTACTGCTACCCAGGAAACACAGAACCAGCAGATGTTGTCATTGTAAAAGcgtaataaaaaatatattcctTCCTCAGTAATTATAGCCTACACAGATTTGTTATCAACATGATATTTGCCCTTTCCATTAATTTGCTATCAAAATAAATGTTAATTTGATAACACTGCACTACATTGTCCTTATTACACGGTCATATTTACAAGTAGCCTACAGTGTAACAAGTATAAACAATAATACCTGTTACTAtttatagtggagagaatgatgAATATAGAAATGTAGCCTAGCCTCCTATGGGCAATGTATGATTGGAATATATTTATATTGTCAGATGATGCCCTCTTCATCATAACAGGCAGAATTGAGTATTGGCCTTGTATCTACAGGGTTGTGTCcttgtgtcacaaatggcaccctattctctacaacATAGTGCATTTCTTTTGAAcagcctggtcaaaagtagtgcactatttagggaataatattggttccatttgggacagagcccCATATCTACAGTTTCTCCCTTCTCCACAGGCTCATGTAATCAGAGAGATGTCAAACTGGGGGTTTCTGGAGAACGTCCTGAGTGGGGTGAACAAGTACTCCACAGTCATCGGCCGCATCTGGCTCTCCATCGTCTTCATCTTCCGCATCCTGGTGTACGTGGCGGCTGCTGAGCAGGTCTGGAAGGATGAGCACAATGACTTTGTCTGCAACACCCAGCAGCCTGGCTGTGAGAATGTGTGCTTCGACCACTTCTTCCCTAT
This region includes:
- the LOC135506080 gene encoding uncharacterized protein C6orf163 homolog — its product is MASGSGWRLRKKGTSGCLALEERRPPRFSDLSTLSSPLDPDFMLQPEDAKTVASKKKDEVLVEVRAVMISSIAGNIERTRREEMDIAQRKIDKAEGRYKAELTTLKESSQALETLLDKTIRDLRTAVADKQVYMDDLEETRAAFQHFINQQFKELKPDQADFILPSKKCTG